A region from the Paenibacillus humicola genome encodes:
- a CDS encoding acyl-CoA dehydrogenase family protein, which translates to MNDAAFQHLKEEVKAYVNGRLRELSVRIEETGECGPDIWAELRERGYLRLAAPAEYGGCGLSFTQYLQLLELFSQSHGSLRMIVHVMNGIWRPIDFLANAEQRERFVKPLVRGEITAAFALTEPYAGSGADIQTSARKQGDEYILNGEKWLITFGDTADYLMLYARMEGTRGYEGTMALLVPRQTDGVEIEVMPPTLGLTGTGHARIIMKDARVPAANLLGEVGQGLAGALNGFLDPSRVCVGMTCVGLAQRAFDLAVERSRERVTFGKPLSQRQVVQTWIAEMATDIEAARQLVMYAGRLKDENALTPPPASMAKLYALEMLQRVTDKAQQIWGGIGYFKGNEIERIYRDARAQKFEEGTAEIQKAVIAKHILAGE; encoded by the coding sequence AGGAAACCGGAGAATGCGGCCCGGATATTTGGGCGGAGCTGAGGGAACGCGGCTATCTGCGGCTCGCGGCACCGGCGGAATACGGCGGCTGCGGGCTTAGCTTTACCCAATACCTGCAGCTCTTGGAGCTGTTTTCCCAATCTCACGGCTCCCTGCGGATGATTGTTCACGTCATGAACGGTATTTGGCGGCCGATCGATTTCCTGGCGAATGCCGAGCAGCGGGAGCGGTTCGTCAAGCCGCTGGTCCGCGGCGAGATTACGGCGGCTTTCGCCCTGACCGAGCCGTATGCCGGCTCCGGAGCCGATATCCAGACGTCCGCGCGCAAGCAGGGCGACGAATACATATTGAACGGGGAGAAATGGCTGATCACCTTCGGGGATACCGCGGATTACCTGATGCTGTACGCGCGGATGGAAGGTACGCGCGGCTATGAGGGCACCATGGCGCTGCTCGTTCCGAGACAGACGGACGGCGTCGAGATCGAGGTCATGCCTCCGACGCTCGGCCTGACGGGCACGGGTCACGCCCGCATCATCATGAAGGATGCCCGCGTGCCGGCGGCCAACCTCTTGGGCGAGGTCGGACAGGGGCTGGCCGGGGCGCTGAACGGGTTTCTCGATCCGAGCCGGGTGTGCGTCGGCATGACCTGCGTCGGCTTGGCGCAGCGCGCGTTTGACCTGGCGGTCGAGCGCAGCCGCGAGCGCGTGACGTTCGGCAAGCCGCTGAGCCAGCGCCAGGTGGTGCAAACCTGGATTGCCGAGATGGCGACCGACATCGAGGCGGCCCGGCAGCTCGTCATGTACGCGGGACGGCTGAAGGACGAGAACGCCTTGACGCCGCCGCCGGCGTCGATGGCGAAGCTGTACGCGCTGGAAATGCTGCAGCGCGTGACCGACAAAGCGCAGCAGATTTGGGGCGGCATCGGCTATTTCAAAGGCAACGAGATCGAACGCATTTACCGCGACGCCCGCGCTCAAAAGTTCGAGGAGGGCACGGCCGAGATCCAGAAGGCCGTTATCGCCAAGCATATTTTGGCGGGAGAGTGA
- a CDS encoding FAD-dependent oxidoreductase: MEQPLLLRPGRIGSLALEHRILMGAMHLGIEGEPSRLPQLIAFYVERVRGGAALIVTGNAAVLPEGGGHGMFCLTDPEHRRQLEELAAAVRRSGGRLALQLAHRGRYATSRETGLTPLAPSPVPSRLTKEMPAEMTAEDIARLKEAFADAAAFAASAGFAAIEIMGSEGYLLNEFASPLTNRRTDEYGGDSEARMKLCLEIVSDIRERVGREFPVIYRMSGDDCMEGSTTREETLSFARRLEQCGVDALNVGIGWHESTIPTVGAIVPAGGYAHVAAAVKAAVSIPVIGANRIHTPEIAMQVVARGDMDFVAPARPWLADPSFARKIADADRDALNLCVSCNQACLDHTLGHPPKPVGCLVNPRTGSESVGLKPADRPLEVAVVGGGVAGLQAAKTAAERGHRVTLYEAENRLGGQFLLASQIPGKEVFRETVRYYRVALQRLGVDVRMNTAPSAAELDCYDRVIMATGVKPYVSEALEGAELPHVCAYPDILSGARPLGRRIVIVGGGGIGCDVAHYIAERMRLRPEVEAFFAERGCEAKHPVETSITLISRSEKVAKGVGPTSRWVLLGELRRRGVHVLKGFRAASITAEGVWAENGEDKQFLPADQVVLCTGQEPRVVLAEELDGRPGVEWAGGVSDAAELNAAKAIRHAYEIAAKI; the protein is encoded by the coding sequence ATGGAACAGCCACTACTGCTCAGGCCGGGCCGCATCGGCTCGCTCGCGCTTGAACACCGCATTCTGATGGGCGCGATGCATCTGGGGATCGAGGGGGAGCCCAGCCGGCTCCCCCAGCTGATCGCTTTCTATGTGGAGCGCGTGCGCGGCGGGGCGGCGCTGATCGTTACCGGCAACGCCGCCGTACTGCCTGAAGGAGGCGGTCACGGCATGTTTTGCCTGACCGACCCGGAACACCGGCGGCAGCTCGAGGAGCTGGCCGCGGCCGTCCGCAGATCGGGCGGCCGGCTGGCGCTGCAGCTGGCTCACAGGGGCCGGTATGCCACAAGCCGGGAGACGGGCCTCACGCCGCTTGCGCCAAGTCCGGTCCCTTCCCGGCTGACGAAGGAAATGCCCGCCGAGATGACGGCGGAGGACATCGCCCGGTTGAAAGAAGCGTTCGCGGACGCCGCGGCGTTCGCGGCGTCTGCGGGTTTTGCCGCGATTGAAATTATGGGCTCGGAAGGCTATCTGCTGAACGAGTTCGCGTCGCCGCTGACGAACCGGCGGACCGACGAATACGGGGGAGACAGCGAAGCCCGGATGAAGCTGTGCCTGGAAATCGTCAGCGACATCCGCGAGCGGGTCGGGCGCGAGTTCCCCGTTATTTACCGGATGTCCGGCGACGACTGCATGGAAGGGAGCACGACCCGCGAGGAGACGCTGAGCTTCGCCCGCAGGCTGGAGCAGTGCGGGGTTGACGCGCTCAATGTGGGGATCGGCTGGCACGAATCGACGATCCCGACGGTCGGGGCGATCGTGCCTGCAGGCGGGTACGCCCATGTCGCGGCCGCCGTCAAAGCCGCGGTTTCGATTCCGGTCATCGGCGCGAACCGCATCCATACGCCGGAGATAGCCATGCAGGTCGTCGCCCGGGGAGACATGGACTTTGTCGCGCCCGCTCGTCCGTGGCTGGCCGATCCTTCGTTCGCCCGGAAAATCGCGGATGCCGACCGCGACGCCCTGAATTTATGCGTTTCCTGCAATCAGGCGTGCCTGGACCATACGCTCGGTCATCCGCCCAAGCCGGTCGGCTGTCTCGTCAATCCGCGCACAGGCAGCGAATCGGTCGGCCTGAAGCCGGCGGACCGGCCGCTTGAGGTCGCCGTGGTCGGCGGGGGCGTAGCCGGATTGCAGGCAGCCAAGACGGCGGCCGAACGCGGGCACCGCGTGACATTGTACGAGGCGGAGAACCGTCTCGGCGGACAATTCCTGCTTGCTTCGCAAATTCCCGGCAAGGAAGTATTCCGTGAAACGGTGCGTTATTACCGGGTCGCCCTCCAGCGTCTCGGCGTCGACGTGCGGATGAACACGGCTCCGTCCGCAGCTGAGCTGGATTGCTATGACCGCGTCATTATGGCGACCGGCGTGAAGCCTTATGTTTCCGAAGCGCTTGAAGGCGCGGAGCTGCCGCATGTGTGCGCTTACCCCGACATTTTATCGGGAGCCCGGCCGCTCGGCAGGCGGATCGTCATCGTGGGCGGAGGCGGAATCGGCTGCGACGTCGCCCATTATATCGCCGAACGGATGAGACTGCGGCCGGAGGTGGAGGCGTTCTTCGCAGAGCGCGGCTGCGAAGCGAAGCACCCGGTTGAGACGAGCATTACGCTCATTTCCCGTTCGGAGAAGGTGGCCAAAGGCGTCGGGCCGACCTCCCGCTGGGTGCTGCTTGGCGAGCTGAGACGACGAGGCGTGCACGTGTTGAAGGGCTTCCGCGCAGCTTCGATCACGGCGGAAGGCGTCTGGGCGGAGAACGGCGAGGACAAGCAGTTTTTGCCGGCCGACCAGGTCGTGCTGTGCACGGGGCAGGAGCCGCGGGTCGTATTGGCGGAAGAGCTGGACGGCCGTCCGGGCGTCGAATGGGCCGGAGGGGTGAGCGACGCTGCGGAGCTGAACGCCGCCAAAGCGATTCGCCATGCTTACGAAATTGCCGCCAAGATTTAA
- a CDS encoding SDR family oxidoreductase: MSQSFKDKKVLITGSSRGIGRATALAFAKEGADVAIHYRRDADAANETAEEVRKLGAQALVCKAELESPAEIDAMFDTIQQEWGALDVFMANAAATAFKPLMDTKDYHIDRTYQVVIKSVLHGVQRAVPLMEGRKGRIITISSLGSVFTLPNYSNIGSAKAALESLTRYMATELGPKGITSNVISPGVVETDSVRFYAKEGFDTFKANVTSRTPLGRLTQAEDVAGLALFLASDAASFITGQVIGVDGGLTLIAYGPDGR, encoded by the coding sequence TTGTCTCAGTCGTTCAAGGATAAAAAAGTGCTCATTACCGGCAGCTCTCGCGGCATCGGACGCGCAACCGCACTGGCCTTCGCAAAGGAAGGCGCGGATGTCGCCATCCATTACCGCCGGGATGCGGATGCGGCGAACGAGACGGCGGAAGAGGTACGCAAGCTTGGCGCGCAGGCGCTCGTATGCAAAGCGGAGCTGGAATCCCCGGCCGAAATCGACGCGATGTTCGATACGATTCAGCAGGAATGGGGCGCGCTCGACGTCTTTATGGCCAATGCGGCCGCCACGGCGTTCAAGCCGCTTATGGATACGAAAGATTACCATATCGACCGGACGTATCAGGTCGTCATCAAAAGCGTGCTGCACGGTGTTCAGCGCGCCGTTCCGCTGATGGAAGGCCGGAAGGGCCGCATCATCACCATATCCAGCTTGGGCAGCGTATTTACGCTTCCGAACTATTCCAATATCGGTTCGGCCAAGGCCGCGCTGGAATCGCTGACGCGTTATATGGCCACGGAGCTCGGACCGAAAGGGATCACAAGCAACGTCATCTCCCCCGGCGTGGTCGAAACCGATTCGGTGCGGTTTTATGCCAAGGAAGGCTTCGACACGTTCAAGGCGAACGTCACCAGCCGCACGCCGCTTGGCCGCTTGACGCAGGCGGAGGACGTGGCGGGCCTTGCGCTGTTTCTGGCCAGCGACGCCGCGAGCTTTATTACCGGACAGGTCATCGGCGTTGACGGCGGATTGACGCTGATTGCGTACGGACCTGACGGACGCTGA
- a CDS encoding DUF3231 family protein translates to MKSSTSKGRSDKLTAAEQGKLWASYMGNTMCICVLTHMLEHVEDHEIKKIVDRSMSLSKQFVAEIKDIMSKEQFPLPVGFTDEDVVKGAPRLFSDEFCLHYLKYVGKAGISLYGIAVPLVTRPDIRHFFTHCVESALELINAVNENLIAKGLLAKPPYTPYPKNVEYIRKQSYLNGFFGDVRPLQAMEITHLYDNIENNATSKAILIGFSQVASSQQAKAYFIRGRELAEKHYDLLCKVLEKEHLSAPPIVDPYVTTSTIAPFSDKLMMFHKLDMFTMRIRSYGNALSMCARHDLAERYGRIMLQVANYVEDGANILIDNGWLEQPPEAADRNALASP, encoded by the coding sequence ATGAAATCGTCAACGTCGAAGGGCAGGAGCGATAAATTAACCGCTGCCGAACAGGGGAAGCTGTGGGCCAGTTATATGGGAAACACCATGTGCATTTGCGTTTTGACCCATATGCTGGAGCATGTCGAGGATCATGAGATTAAAAAAATCGTTGACCGGTCGATGTCCTTATCGAAGCAATTCGTCGCGGAAATCAAAGATATAATGTCCAAAGAGCAGTTTCCGCTGCCGGTCGGCTTTACGGACGAAGACGTCGTAAAAGGAGCTCCGCGTTTGTTCAGCGACGAATTTTGCCTGCATTATTTGAAATACGTCGGCAAAGCGGGCATCAGCCTTTACGGAATCGCCGTCCCTCTTGTCACCCGGCCGGATATTCGCCATTTTTTCACGCATTGCGTCGAATCCGCGCTGGAATTGATAAACGCGGTCAACGAAAACTTGATCGCAAAAGGACTTCTTGCAAAACCGCCCTACACGCCGTACCCGAAGAATGTCGAGTATATCCGGAAACAAAGCTACCTGAACGGTTTTTTCGGGGATGTCCGGCCGCTGCAGGCCATGGAAATTACCCATCTGTACGACAATATCGAGAACAACGCCACAAGCAAAGCGATCCTGATCGGGTTCAGCCAGGTTGCGAGCTCGCAGCAGGCCAAAGCTTATTTTATTCGGGGCAGGGAGCTTGCCGAGAAGCATTACGATCTGCTGTGCAAGGTTCTGGAAAAAGAACATTTGTCCGCGCCGCCGATCGTCGACCCTTATGTTACGACTTCAACGATCGCGCCGTTCTCGGACAAGCTGATGATGTTTCATAAGCTGGATATGTTTACGATGCGCATTCGCTCTTACGGGAACGCGCTGTCGATGTGCGCCAGGCACGACCTCGCCGAGCGTTATGGGCGGATCATGCTGCAGGTCGCGAATTATGTAGAGGACGGAGCCAACATTCTGATCGATAACGGCTGGCTGGAGCAGCCGCCGGAAGCAGCCGACCGCAACGCCCTGGCATCCCCGTGA
- a CDS encoding YheC/YheD family protein: MPRYVGSKWSKTAAIRKHAQLAKYVPETLKMTRTSLFDQLKRHGMVYVKPDRGTYGKGVMRVKRHGGGFRYQHGRKLRKFSRYGALYRSIRRQTGGRRYLVQKGIHLLEFKGRKFDLRVMAQYSPSRTWETTGIIGRVAAKNKIVTNYHSGGKIVPAHVLLRPHTNQPGAKLQSLSTLGVQAGRAMQQAFPGVYVIGLDIAMDKSMHPWILEVNTRPDPYIFRKHPDPKVFKKIMRYSKAYPKK, encoded by the coding sequence ATGCCTCGTTATGTAGGGAGCAAGTGGAGCAAGACGGCCGCGATTCGCAAACACGCGCAGCTGGCCAAATACGTGCCCGAAACGCTCAAAATGACCCGGACATCCTTATTCGATCAGTTGAAGCGGCACGGAATGGTTTATGTAAAACCGGACCGCGGCACTTACGGCAAAGGGGTGATGCGGGTCAAGCGTCACGGCGGCGGTTTCCGCTATCAGCACGGAAGGAAGCTGCGGAAATTCAGCCGATACGGGGCACTGTACCGATCGATCAGGCGTCAAACCGGAGGAAGACGCTATCTCGTTCAGAAGGGGATTCATCTGCTTGAATTTAAAGGGAGAAAGTTCGATCTCCGGGTCATGGCCCAATACTCGCCGTCCCGGACCTGGGAAACGACCGGCATTATCGGCAGGGTCGCCGCAAAAAACAAAATCGTCACCAATTACCACAGCGGGGGCAAAATCGTTCCGGCCCATGTATTGCTGCGGCCGCATACGAACCAGCCGGGTGCGAAGCTGCAGTCGCTGTCGACGCTTGGCGTTCAGGCAGGCAGGGCGATGCAGCAAGCGTTCCCGGGCGTTTACGTCATCGGCCTGGACATTGCCATGGATAAATCGATGCATCCCTGGATCCTGGAGGTCAATACGCGGCCGGACCCTTATATTTTCAGGAAACACCCGGATCCGAAAGTATTTAAGAAAATCATGCGGTATTCCAAAGCGTATCCCAAAAAATAA
- a CDS encoding glycosyltransferase family 2 protein, which yields MSLNEDEGVTVITSTMRKNHRENIFDNFNRQLWQDKELIVIVNDNGIALSPYRELARQQSNVRIFRVDERSNLGACLNFGVARARFPYIAKFDDDDYYSPHYLDEAMLLFSKKKADVIGKRSCFFFFPHRSVLLLRRTSVKPYGRCRRIAGATIMFRKRVFKKVSFSTKVTAGSDVRFIRACLSNGFKVYTTSSYNFAAFRRADRQSHTWKVSEQKLLGSKNAAVIRTPDFKPYVDRTIELLPLPRGLASNGTKGTNGTNGTNGTNGTNGRFGG from the coding sequence TTGTCTCTGAATGAAGATGAAGGCGTCACCGTCATTACGTCTACGATGCGCAAAAATCATAGGGAGAATATTTTCGATAACTTCAATCGTCAATTATGGCAGGACAAAGAGCTCATCGTGATCGTCAACGATAACGGCATCGCCTTGAGCCCCTATCGGGAGCTCGCCCGTCAGCAAAGCAACGTTCGCATCTTTCGCGTCGATGAGCGCAGCAATTTAGGCGCCTGCCTGAATTTCGGAGTTGCCCGCGCACGCTTCCCCTATATCGCCAAATTCGACGACGACGACTACTATTCGCCTCATTATTTGGATGAAGCCATGCTTCTGTTTTCCAAAAAAAAAGCGGACGTCATCGGCAAACGCTCCTGCTTCTTCTTCTTCCCACACCGTTCCGTCCTGCTGCTGCGCAGAACTTCCGTAAAGCCGTACGGGAGGTGCAGACGAATCGCAGGCGCGACCATCATGTTCCGCAAACGAGTATTCAAGAAAGTGTCTTTCTCGACGAAGGTCACGGCAGGTTCCGACGTTCGTTTTATCCGGGCGTGCCTGAGCAACGGCTTCAAGGTGTATACGACCTCTTCCTACAATTTCGCCGCATTCCGCCGCGCAGACCGGCAATCGCATACGTGGAAGGTATCGGAGCAGAAGCTGCTTGGTTCGAAAAACGCGGCGGTCATCCGGACGCCGGACTTCAAGCCGTACGTCGACCGGACAATCGAGCTTCTGCCCCTGCCGCGCGGTCTGGCGTCGAACGGAACGAAGGGGACGAATGGAACGAACGGGACAAATGGGACGAACGGGACGAACGGAAGGTTTGGCGGTTAG
- a CDS encoding nucleotide sugar dehydrogenase — protein sequence MTAYNRDSERTVCIIGLGFVGLPLAMSFIAKGFRVVAIDTNERKLAALAAGDSYVQDVSGHDLLEEISSGRLELTGRYDAASKAEAVMICVPTPLSSDGTPDLGFLLDACRRLSHVLRSGQLIIIESSTYPGTTSGQIRAVLETSGRKAGHDFYLAYSPERIDPGNRDCGIHQIAKIVSGTSEACLGRVADLYRTVFDRVIPVSSTEAAETIKLLENSYRFINISFINEFAMLCERLSLNVWEIIEAAATKPYGFSAFYPGPGIGGHCIPVDPLYLQWKAAQSGQISRFIETALQINRQMPDYLVQEIRRHLPEGTKLNHARILVYGVTYKPNIADARESTAMAIMEALLQQGADIRYYDPYLPSVQLPSGSIVRRTELTAAALEEADCLLILTNHNELPVQLIAEHCSFVYDTRNAVKEIRRGAKLVTLGNGSRTPQ from the coding sequence ATGACAGCGTACAACCGGGACTCGGAGCGCACCGTTTGTATCATTGGACTTGGTTTTGTCGGTTTGCCGCTTGCCATGAGTTTTATTGCAAAAGGATTTCGGGTCGTTGCGATCGATACGAACGAGCGCAAGCTAGCGGCGCTTGCGGCGGGGGACAGCTATGTTCAGGATGTTTCCGGCCATGACCTTCTCGAAGAGATTTCCTCCGGCCGGCTGGAATTAACCGGACGGTACGATGCGGCTTCAAAGGCCGAAGCAGTGATGATCTGCGTTCCGACCCCTTTATCTTCGGACGGCACGCCCGACCTTGGCTTCCTGCTCGATGCCTGCAGACGTCTTTCCCATGTGCTGAGAAGCGGCCAGCTGATTATCATTGAGAGCTCCACTTATCCGGGAACAACCTCCGGGCAGATCAGGGCGGTGCTGGAAACGAGCGGCAGAAAGGCGGGGCATGATTTCTATCTGGCCTATTCTCCCGAACGGATTGACCCCGGCAACCGGGACTGCGGCATTCACCAGATCGCGAAGATCGTCAGCGGTACGTCGGAAGCGTGTTTGGGACGGGTTGCGGATCTCTATCGGACGGTCTTCGACCGCGTGATTCCCGTGTCCTCCACGGAAGCGGCGGAAACGATCAAGCTGCTGGAAAACAGCTATCGTTTCATTAATATCTCCTTCATAAACGAATTCGCCATGCTGTGCGAACGCCTCAGCTTAAACGTCTGGGAAATTATCGAAGCTGCCGCCACGAAGCCTTACGGCTTCAGCGCTTTTTATCCCGGACCCGGCATTGGCGGGCACTGCATCCCCGTCGATCCGCTTTACCTCCAATGGAAAGCCGCGCAGTCGGGACAGATCAGCCGCTTTATCGAGACGGCCCTGCAGATCAACCGTCAGATGCCGGATTATCTCGTGCAGGAAATCAGGAGGCATTTGCCTGAAGGGACAAAGCTGAACCATGCGCGGATTCTGGTATACGGCGTGACCTACAAGCCGAATATCGCCGATGCCCGGGAATCGACCGCGATGGCGATTATGGAAGCTCTGCTTCAGCAAGGGGCCGACATCCGCTATTACGATCCTTATCTCCCCTCGGTACAGCTGCCTTCCGGCAGCATCGTCCGGCGGACCGAGCTGACCGCGGCGGCGCTCGAGGAAGCGGACTGCCTGCTCATTCTGACGAACCATAACGAACTGCCGGTTCAGTTGATTGCCGAGCACTGCTCGTTCGTTTACGACACGCGCAACGCCGTGAAAGAAATTCGCCGGGGAGCGAAGCTCGTTACGCTAGGGAACGGAAGTCGAACGCCGCAATAA
- a CDS encoding glycosyltransferase family 2 protein: MDKVITVIACTMRSSFIDNVFENYDRQLWKDKQMIIVLNNDKMDVELYRQRARQYRDNEIKVFQLPQKYKLGKCMNYAISQADGGIIAKFDDDDYYGPRYLQEAARAIKRGKASVVGKHTAYLYFTSKRALMVFRRGGEWKYRRSIKGGTLVFRKSVWRKVRFPEFKKVGSDSGWVGRCIRRGFRVYSVSKRYYVCIRRKNSGSHTQKKSVRRYMAQCTLVRKTRNFKRYVN, from the coding sequence ATGGATAAAGTGATCACGGTTATCGCATGCACAATGAGGTCCTCCTTCATCGACAATGTCTTCGAGAATTACGACCGGCAGCTTTGGAAGGACAAACAAATGATCATCGTTTTAAACAACGATAAAATGGACGTTGAGCTTTACCGGCAGCGGGCGCGGCAATATCGGGATAACGAAATCAAAGTGTTCCAGCTTCCGCAAAAGTATAAGCTCGGCAAATGCATGAATTATGCGATCAGCCAAGCCGACGGCGGCATTATCGCCAAGTTTGACGACGACGATTATTACGGTCCGCGGTATTTGCAGGAAGCCGCCCGCGCGATTAAACGCGGCAAAGCCTCCGTCGTAGGCAAACATACCGCCTATCTTTATTTCACGTCAAAACGGGCGCTGATGGTATTCCGCCGCGGCGGCGAATGGAAATACAGGCGCAGCATCAAAGGCGGTACGCTGGTCTTTCGGAAATCGGTATGGAGGAAAGTCCGGTTTCCCGAGTTTAAAAAGGTCGGCTCTGATTCCGGGTGGGTCGGCCGATGCATCCGCAGAGGCTTTCGCGTCTATTCCGTATCCAAACGATATTATGTTTGTATCCGAAGAAAAAACTCCGGCAGCCATACGCAGAAGAAAAGCGTGCGCCGCTATATGGCACAGTGCACGCTTGTCCGCAAAACGAGAAATTTCAAACGTTACGTCAATTAA
- a CDS encoding glycosyltransferase — protein sequence MRIVQISTNTIPVPPKNYGGTQRDVHYLTEELVKRGHEVFLFAKKGSTSNATRTFEYESNDRQEQLDFIIKHMPPDVDIIHDHYGIVAKANPPIPTICQSHSKRIKSRVQIPVYVSKFILRKYGRRRGYAVYNGIRMEDYTFKTAKRKYLLFLGRMIKEKGVHLAIKVAKKTGMKLIIAGTLNDRKYFNTQIKPHLSSKIRYIGPVGGERKRRLLANASCVLFTSTWDEPFGLVLVESLASGTPVLGFRRGAVPEVLRGLPQLLCGTTSGMAFKVKRRKQLPTARRCRRYARTRYSDVIMTDQFLRLYRKVIDRRLYRIRKNSLWNRRKAKLQSESNGGNG from the coding sequence TTGCGAATTGTTCAAATCTCGACAAATACGATTCCGGTCCCGCCGAAGAATTACGGTGGCACGCAGCGCGACGTTCATTATTTAACGGAAGAACTGGTCAAACGGGGGCATGAGGTGTTTCTGTTCGCAAAGAAAGGCTCGACATCAAACGCGACCCGTACGTTCGAATATGAATCGAATGACCGGCAGGAGCAGCTGGATTTCATTATTAAACACATGCCGCCCGATGTGGACATTATTCACGACCACTATGGGATTGTTGCGAAAGCGAATCCTCCGATTCCGACGATCTGTCAATCACATTCCAAAAGGATCAAGAGCCGCGTGCAGATTCCGGTTTACGTAAGCAAATTCATTTTGCGCAAATACGGGAGACGCAGGGGCTATGCCGTCTATAACGGCATCCGGATGGAGGATTATACGTTTAAGACGGCCAAACGCAAATACCTGCTCTTCCTGGGGAGAATGATCAAGGAAAAAGGCGTTCATCTGGCCATCAAGGTCGCCAAGAAAACAGGCATGAAGCTTATCATCGCCGGAACCTTAAATGACAGAAAATATTTTAATACCCAAATCAAGCCGCATTTGAGCAGCAAAATCCGGTATATCGGCCCGGTTGGCGGAGAACGCAAACGCAGGCTGCTCGCCAATGCCAGCTGTGTCCTGTTCACTTCGACCTGGGATGAGCCGTTCGGCCTGGTCCTGGTCGAATCGCTGGCCAGCGGCACCCCCGTGCTCGGCTTCAGGAGAGGAGCCGTTCCCGAAGTGCTTCGCGGATTGCCGCAGCTCCTCTGCGGCACGACGTCCGGCATGGCGTTCAAGGTCAAACGCCGCAAACAGCTGCCGACCGCACGCAGATGCAGGCGCTATGCCAGAACCCGTTACTCCGACGTCATCATGACCGACCAATTTCTCCGCTTATACCGAAAGGTGATCGATCGAAGGCTGTACCGAATCAGGAAAAATAGTTTATGGAACCGGCGCAAAGCGAAGCTTCAATCCGAGTCGAACGGAGGGAATGGATAA
- a CDS encoding sugar phosphate nucleotidyltransferase: MKLLKGLILCAGKGTRLYPFTRSRPKTLMPVANTPLLHFSIMKFVELGIRQVGIVVHPSQEADIRGLFGDGGAMGVELTYIDQHEPRGIADALKQARAYIAEEPFLLLLGDNLISASLKDLKDDIELGGVQASLLLAEVEIPQDYGIAVIRDSCIVGLEEKPAMPKSNLAVMGAYAFTPAIFDAVDEIRPSKRGEYEITDAIQWLIQERRVVSYRVTDQLNIDVGTMERWLQANQKLLEAKGSKNNIHESVILERCTILEPVTIARDCVLKDCRIGPYVSVGAGSKLENVQIENSILLNGVHASHLPFPVKQVIFGEHAIVAGVLASEEVKKA, translated from the coding sequence GTGAAGCTGTTGAAAGGACTGATCCTTTGTGCGGGAAAAGGCACCCGGCTCTATCCGTTTACCCGCAGCCGGCCGAAGACGCTGATGCCTGTCGCCAATACGCCGCTGCTGCATTTTTCGATCATGAAATTCGTGGAGCTGGGGATACGGCAGGTCGGCATTGTCGTTCATCCGTCCCAGGAAGCGGACATCCGCGGTTTGTTCGGCGACGGCGGGGCGATGGGCGTCGAATTGACGTATATTGATCAGCATGAGCCGAGAGGAATCGCAGATGCGTTAAAACAGGCGCGGGCTTACATTGCGGAAGAACCGTTTCTGCTGCTGCTCGGGGATAATTTGATATCCGCTTCGTTGAAGGATTTGAAGGACGATATCGAGCTTGGCGGTGTACAAGCATCCCTGCTGCTCGCGGAGGTTGAAATCCCGCAGGATTACGGCATCGCGGTCATCCGGGATTCCTGCATCGTCGGCCTGGAAGAGAAGCCGGCCATGCCCAAGTCCAACTTGGCGGTCATGGGCGCTTATGCGTTTACGCCGGCAATCTTTGACGCGGTCGATGAAATCCGGCCTTCGAAGCGGGGCGAATATGAAATAACGGACGCGATTCAATGGCTGATCCAGGAGCGCCGCGTTGTCAGCTACCGCGTCACCGATCAGCTGAATATCGACGTCGGCACGATGGAAAGGTGGCTGCAGGCCAATCAAAAGCTGCTTGAGGCGAAAGGATCGAAAAACAACATTCATGAATCCGTTATACTGGAGCGCTGCACGATCCTGGAACCGGTAACGATCGCGAGAGACTGCGTGCTGAAGGACTGCAGGATCGGGCCGTACGTATCGGTCGGCGCAGGCTCCAAGCTGGAAAACGTTCAAATCGAAAACAGCATCCTGTTAAACGGCGTTCACGCCAGTCATCTTCCGTTCCCGGTGAAGCAGGTTATTTTCGGCGAGCACGCCATCGTCGCCGGCGTCCTTGCCAGTGAAGAGGTGAAGAAAGCATGA